In Nocardia sp. NBC_00403, one DNA window encodes the following:
- a CDS encoding alpha/beta fold hydrolase: MSFAATIVLVHGAFADASSWHPVTARLLAKGYRVVAPPVFNRSLSADAAYIRSFVEQIDGPVLLAGHSYGGAVITVAGMADNVVGLVFVSGYALEEGESLGQLQGGFPDSELAANLVYTSYPTANGEPGTDVSVDIEAFRDVFAAGLDTARAKVLAVSQRPLSAIAFNEPASVAAWKTKPSWGIVSSADRTINPDVERFGYQRAGLRSVVEIDAPHLVMQTHPDEVVTVLTDALAELA, from the coding sequence ATGTCCTTCGCGGCAACCATTGTTCTCGTGCACGGTGCTTTCGCCGATGCCTCCAGCTGGCATCCGGTCACCGCACGGCTGCTGGCCAAGGGGTACCGGGTCGTTGCTCCGCCGGTGTTCAACCGCAGCCTGTCGGCGGACGCTGCCTACATCAGGTCTTTCGTCGAGCAGATCGATGGTCCGGTGCTCCTGGCAGGGCACTCCTACGGCGGCGCGGTTATCACTGTCGCCGGGATGGCCGACAACGTCGTCGGTCTCGTCTTCGTCTCGGGCTATGCGCTGGAAGAGGGCGAAAGTTTGGGGCAGCTGCAAGGCGGGTTCCCGGACTCGGAGCTGGCCGCCAACCTCGTCTACACGTCCTATCCGACCGCCAACGGCGAGCCGGGAACCGACGTATCGGTCGACATCGAAGCCTTCCGCGACGTATTCGCTGCGGGCCTCGACACCGCGCGGGCGAAGGTGCTCGCAGTCTCCCAGCGGCCGTTGTCGGCAATCGCCTTCAATGAACCCGCGTCGGTGGCAGCATGGAAGACCAAGCCCAGCTGGGGAATCGTGTCGAGCGCTGACCGCACCATCAACCCAGACGTCGAACGGTTCGGATACCAGCGGGCCGGGCTGCGATCGGTCGTCGAGATCGACGCACCGCACCTCGTCATGCAAACCCACCCCGACGAGGTTGTCACCGTCCTCACCGACGCGCTCGCCGAACTCGCGTGA
- a CDS encoding TetR/AcrR family transcriptional regulator has product MGRPRQFDESNLLDAATELFWSQGFDETSVEDVSRATGVGNGSIYAAYGNKRGLFLAAFERYCERRARFVREVIGSAPGSARAAVQTLFQAIIDDCAAHPDRRGCLMINSIAQLATRIPEVAAISTRATTAMEQGVAERLHDAARLGGGTIDEAVLSAHSANIVVVTQGLIQLSRLGIPPERLREIADVSSRSLPPAWADHVVH; this is encoded by the coding sequence ATGGGCAGGCCGCGGCAGTTCGATGAATCGAACCTGCTCGACGCCGCCACGGAGTTGTTCTGGTCGCAAGGATTCGACGAAACCTCGGTGGAGGACGTCTCGCGCGCGACCGGCGTCGGGAACGGCAGCATCTACGCCGCCTACGGCAACAAACGAGGCTTGTTCCTCGCGGCGTTCGAACGCTACTGCGAGCGTCGCGCCCGATTCGTTCGCGAGGTCATCGGGTCCGCGCCCGGCTCGGCACGCGCCGCGGTGCAGACGCTTTTTCAAGCGATCATCGACGACTGCGCCGCACACCCGGATCGGCGCGGCTGCCTGATGATCAACAGCATCGCGCAGCTCGCCACCCGAATCCCGGAGGTCGCCGCCATCAGCACCCGGGCCACCACAGCCATGGAGCAGGGCGTCGCCGAGCGGCTGCACGACGCTGCCCGCCTCGGCGGGGGCACCATCGACGAGGCCGTGCTCTCGGCGCACAGCGCCAATATCGTGGTGGTGACACAGGGCCTGATCCAACTGAGCCGCTTAGGAATTCCACCGGAGCGGTTACGCGAAATCGCTGACGTGTCGAGCCGGTCGCTGCCTCCGGCGTGGGCCGATCACGTCGTCCACTGA
- a CDS encoding Fur family transcriptional regulator — protein sequence MLRGAALRVTAPRLAVLTAVHNHPHSDTDSILGRVRETLGAVSHQAVYDVLRALTAAGLLRRIQPMGTVARYETRVGDNHHHLVCRSCGVITDVDCAVGEAPCLTASDHNGFVLDEAEVIYWGLCPDCSAKQTSPTPQ from the coding sequence ATGCTGCGCGGGGCTGCGCTGCGCGTGACGGCGCCGCGGCTGGCGGTGCTGACCGCGGTGCACAACCATCCGCACTCCGACACGGACTCGATCCTCGGTCGAGTGCGCGAGACCCTCGGTGCGGTGTCCCATCAGGCCGTGTACGACGTGCTGCGGGCACTGACCGCCGCAGGTCTGCTGCGGCGCATCCAGCCGATGGGCACGGTGGCGCGCTACGAAACGCGCGTCGGCGACAACCACCATCACCTCGTGTGCCGGTCGTGCGGCGTCATCACCGACGTCGACTGCGCCGTCGGCGAGGCGCCCTGCCTGACCGCCTCGGACCACAACGGTTTCGTCCTCGACGAGGCCGAGGTCATCTATTGGGGCCTGTGCCCCGACTGCTCCGCAAAACAGACGTCACCAACACCCCAGTGA
- a CDS encoding GlxA family transcriptional regulator, which produces MAPNFAEPPRRRIGILVFDGVKMLDFVGPAEVFVEANQTVPGYELVLISADGENVQTSIGARIEVSGAAADAGRFDTIVIPGSELPPTKFVTPEVIAAARHLSCNTRRLASICSGAFVLADLGLFDGRRATTHWKFAAELARRYPSVVVEPDAIFARDGNLYSSAGVAAGVDLALALVEEDYGADIARRVAQLLVVYMQRAGGQSQFSASLSGPVPRSPVVRKAVDLICADPAFPHTVQTLADHARVSVRHLTRLFRAELERSPAEYVAFIRFGVARDMLHAGHTVTEAAMAAGYGSSEALRRAFVARLGISPRKYQQRFRSTGSGAALESLVAAAVS; this is translated from the coding sequence ATGGCCCCTAATTTTGCAGAGCCGCCCCGTCGGCGCATCGGCATTCTGGTCTTCGATGGTGTCAAGATGCTCGACTTCGTCGGCCCGGCCGAGGTTTTCGTGGAGGCCAACCAGACGGTGCCCGGTTACGAGCTTGTCCTGATCTCGGCCGATGGCGAAAACGTGCAGACCTCGATCGGCGCGCGGATCGAGGTGAGCGGCGCGGCCGCCGACGCCGGTCGTTTCGACACCATCGTGATTCCCGGCAGCGAGCTGCCGCCGACGAAGTTCGTGACGCCCGAGGTGATTGCGGCGGCGCGGCACCTGTCCTGCAACACGCGGCGGCTGGCCTCGATCTGCAGTGGCGCTTTTGTCCTGGCCGACCTCGGCCTCTTCGATGGCAGACGCGCGACGACCCACTGGAAATTCGCCGCGGAACTCGCGCGGCGGTATCCCTCGGTGGTGGTGGAACCGGATGCGATCTTCGCGCGCGACGGCAACCTGTACAGCTCGGCCGGTGTCGCGGCGGGCGTCGACCTCGCGCTGGCACTCGTCGAAGAGGACTACGGCGCCGACATCGCCCGCCGGGTTGCCCAGTTGCTGGTGGTGTACATGCAGCGAGCCGGTGGGCAATCGCAATTCTCCGCCTCGCTGAGTGGGCCGGTGCCGCGCAGCCCCGTTGTCCGCAAGGCCGTCGATCTGATCTGCGCAGACCCCGCCTTCCCGCATACCGTCCAGACTTTGGCCGACCATGCCCGGGTCAGCGTCCGGCACCTGACGCGGCTGTTCCGGGCTGAACTCGAACGATCGCCCGCCGAGTACGTCGCTTTCATCCGATTCGGTGTCGCGAGGGATATGTTGCACGCCGGGCACACCGTCACTGAGGCCGCGATGGCCGCAGGCTACGGCAGTAGTGAAGCGTTGCGTCGCGCGTTCGTGGCCAGGCTCGGCATCTCGCCGCGCAAGTACCAGCAGCGTTTCCGTTCCACCGGCTCGGGCGCCGCTCTCGAATCGCTGGTTGCGGCCGCCGTGTCCTGA
- a CDS encoding LysR family transcriptional regulator gives MELRDIEIFLTLAEELHFGRTAWRLHISQARVSQSIKSQERRIGGRLVDRSNPRNVQLTLLGRQLLAELQPAYHGVVQAIEHARQAARGISGVLRVAMIGYNPYDYQPFWDVFRSRHPSWELQIRSSEFSDQFGPLHRDEADIIIAWLPVEEPGVTVGPIISVEPMVAVMPDHHELAGEKWVSLEVFGDRGVLEPSAPLPDYWEDAVSPFQTPSGRPIHRVAPISTLEDILTTASTGGILTSGMSHIARYYNRPGITYLPITDSVSVRWAPVWRSDRETEQVRAFARVIRELGQLDQS, from the coding sequence GTGGAACTGCGAGATATAGAGATCTTTCTGACGTTGGCCGAAGAGCTGCATTTCGGGAGAACCGCTTGGCGGCTACATATCTCGCAGGCCCGCGTCAGTCAGTCGATCAAGAGTCAGGAACGTCGGATCGGCGGCCGACTGGTCGACCGGTCCAACCCCCGCAACGTCCAGCTCACGCTGCTCGGCCGCCAACTGCTTGCCGAACTGCAGCCGGCCTATCACGGCGTCGTTCAGGCGATCGAACACGCCCGCCAGGCCGCCAGGGGTATTTCCGGTGTGCTCCGCGTTGCCATGATCGGCTACAACCCCTATGACTACCAGCCGTTCTGGGATGTTTTCCGCAGCAGGCACCCGTCTTGGGAGCTGCAGATCCGCAGCAGCGAGTTCAGCGATCAGTTCGGACCGCTGCATCGCGACGAAGCCGACATCATCATCGCGTGGTTGCCCGTCGAAGAACCGGGCGTGACCGTCGGGCCGATCATCTCTGTGGAGCCGATGGTGGCAGTGATGCCAGACCATCACGAACTCGCGGGTGAGAAATGGGTGTCACTGGAGGTTTTCGGCGACCGTGGCGTGCTCGAACCCAGCGCACCGCTGCCCGACTACTGGGAGGACGCCGTCAGCCCCTTCCAGACTCCTTCGGGCAGGCCCATCCACCGTGTCGCCCCGATCTCGACGCTCGAAGACATCCTGACCACCGCCAGCACCGGCGGTATCCTCACCAGCGGCATGAGCCACATCGCCCGCTATTACAACCGCCCTGGCATCACCTATCTACCCATCACCGATTCCGTCTCGGTGCGATGGGCGCCGGTCTGGCGCAGCGATAGGGAAACCGAGCAGGTCCGTGCCTTTGCCCGAGTCATCCGGGAGCTGGGACAGCTCGATCAGAGCTGA
- the katG gene encoding catalase/peroxidase HPI, whose amino-acid sequence MPQEHPPIGEANTEPAESGCPVMSGRLKYPTEGGSNRDWWPNQLNLKILQKNPAVANPMGEDFDYAAEFKTLDLAAVKQDIEEVMTTSQEWWPADYGHYGPLFIRMAWHAAGTYRINDGRGGAGAGMQRFAPLNSWPDNASLDKARRLLWPVKQKYGKKLSWADLIVYAGNVALESMGFDTFGFGGGRVDQWEPEEDVYWGPEHTWLDDERYTGTRDLENPLAAVQMGLIYVNPEGPNGNPDPLLAATDIRETFRRMAMNDVETAALIVGGHTFGKTHGAGDADLVGPEPEAAPLEEQGLGWKSSFGTGVGKDAITSGLEGTWTPTPTKWDNSFLETLYGYEWEKTKSPAGAWQYIPKDGAGAGTVADAHDPSKSHTPVMLTTDLSLRVDPVYEQITRRWLDHPEELADEFAKAWYKLTHRDMGPIVRYLGPLVPQEALLWQDPVPAVTHDLIGAADIAALRSQILSSGLSVSQLVSTAWAAASSFRGSDKRGGANGGRIRLQPQSGWEVNNPDELAQVVRTLEGIQESFNAAQTGNTRVSFADLVVLAGSAAVEQAARNAGHDVEVPFTPGRTDATQEQTDVESFSALEPNADGFRNYLGKASRLPAEYLLIDKANLLTLSGPEMTVLVGGLRVLGANYKQSPLGVFTATPESLTNDFFVNLLDMGTKWEPTSPDDGTYEGKDRNSGEVKWTGSRADLVFGSNSQLRALAEVYATDDSKQKFVEDFVAAWTKVMNLDRFDLA is encoded by the coding sequence GTGCCCCAGGAACACCCGCCCATCGGAGAGGCGAACACCGAACCCGCCGAGAGTGGTTGCCCCGTCATGTCAGGTCGCCTCAAGTATCCGACCGAGGGCGGCAGCAACCGTGACTGGTGGCCCAACCAGCTCAACCTGAAAATCCTCCAGAAGAACCCCGCCGTGGCCAATCCCATGGGCGAGGACTTCGACTATGCCGCGGAATTCAAGACCCTCGATCTGGCCGCGGTGAAGCAGGACATCGAGGAGGTGATGACAACCTCGCAAGAGTGGTGGCCCGCCGACTACGGCCACTACGGCCCGTTGTTCATTCGGATGGCCTGGCATGCCGCAGGCACCTACCGCATCAACGACGGTCGCGGTGGAGCGGGCGCGGGCATGCAGCGGTTCGCGCCGCTCAACAGCTGGCCCGACAACGCCAGCCTCGACAAAGCGCGCCGCCTGCTGTGGCCGGTCAAACAGAAGTACGGCAAGAAGCTCTCCTGGGCCGACCTGATCGTCTACGCGGGCAATGTTGCACTGGAGTCGATGGGCTTCGACACCTTCGGCTTCGGCGGCGGCCGCGTCGACCAGTGGGAGCCAGAGGAGGACGTCTACTGGGGTCCTGAGCACACCTGGCTCGACGACGAGCGGTACACCGGCACCCGGGATCTCGAGAACCCCCTCGCCGCAGTCCAGATGGGCCTGATCTACGTGAACCCGGAGGGGCCCAACGGCAACCCGGACCCGCTCCTCGCGGCCACCGACATCCGTGAGACGTTCCGTCGCATGGCCATGAACGATGTCGAGACGGCGGCGCTCATCGTCGGCGGCCACACCTTCGGCAAGACGCACGGTGCGGGCGACGCTGACCTCGTCGGCCCCGAGCCGGAGGCCGCTCCCCTGGAAGAACAGGGCCTCGGCTGGAAGAGCTCCTTCGGCACCGGTGTCGGCAAGGACGCGATCACCAGTGGTCTGGAAGGCACTTGGACGCCTACACCGACCAAGTGGGACAACAGCTTCCTCGAAACCCTCTACGGCTACGAGTGGGAGAAGACCAAGAGCCCCGCCGGCGCGTGGCAGTACATCCCCAAGGACGGCGCCGGGGCGGGCACCGTGGCCGACGCCCACGACCCGTCGAAGAGCCACACCCCGGTGATGCTGACAACGGACCTCTCGCTGCGGGTCGACCCCGTCTACGAGCAGATCACCCGGCGTTGGCTCGACCACCCCGAAGAGCTCGCGGACGAGTTCGCCAAGGCCTGGTACAAGCTGACCCACCGCGATATGGGGCCGATCGTCCGCTACCTCGGGCCGCTGGTCCCACAGGAGGCCCTGCTGTGGCAGGACCCTGTCCCCGCGGTGACGCACGATCTCATCGGGGCAGCCGACATCGCCGCCCTCCGTAGCCAGATCCTGTCGTCGGGTCTGTCTGTCTCGCAGCTTGTTTCGACCGCGTGGGCGGCGGCGTCGTCGTTCCGCGGCAGTGACAAGCGTGGCGGCGCGAACGGCGGACGTATCCGCCTCCAGCCGCAGAGCGGGTGGGAGGTCAACAACCCCGACGAGCTCGCACAGGTGGTGCGGACTCTGGAGGGGATCCAGGAGTCCTTCAACGCGGCCCAGACCGGGAACACGCGGGTGTCGTTCGCCGATCTCGTCGTGCTCGCCGGGTCCGCGGCCGTCGAGCAGGCCGCCAGGAACGCCGGCCACGACGTCGAGGTGCCGTTCACGCCGGGACGCACGGACGCCACGCAGGAGCAGACCGATGTGGAGTCCTTCTCGGCGCTGGAGCCGAATGCGGACGGCTTCCGCAACTACCTCGGCAAGGCCAGTAGGCTCCCGGCCGAGTACCTGCTGATCGACAAGGCGAACTTGCTGACCCTGAGCGGTCCGGAAATGACCGTCCTTGTCGGCGGCCTGCGCGTGCTCGGCGCGAACTACAAGCAGTCGCCGCTGGGCGTGTTCACCGCGACCCCCGAGTCGTTGACCAACGACTTCTTCGTGAACCTGCTCGACATGGGCACGAAGTGGGAGCCGACGTCGCCCGACGACGGGACCTACGAGGGCAAGGATCGCAACAGCGGCGAGGTGAAGTGGACAGGTAGCCGCGCCGACCTGGTCTTCGGGTCGAATTCGCAGCTGCGCGCTCTGGCAGAGGTCTACGCGACCGACGATTCGAAGCAGAAGTTCGTCGAGGACTTCGTCGCCGCGTGGACCAAGGTGATGAACCTGGACCGGTTCGACCTCGCCTGA